From one Amycolatopsis sp. FDAARGOS 1241 genomic stretch:
- a CDS encoding sulfatase — MPEQKADAPDVVLVHGHDLGRWLSVYGMPHVPSPNLAAFAESAVVFDNAHAAAPLCSPARAALFTGISPHRNGVEGLAHHGWRYRHDVVTAPERLRPLGYHSVLIGLQHEHADPTVLGFDEVGGLGFLPRAHQVADAAAGWLRACPDRAERKPLFLTVGVWEVHRPWPAEDYVPADPAQVDVPDFLSDNEHTREDIAAFHGSIRQLDDAMGALLRTIDATLDPETTMVIFTTDHGAAFPRAKSTLYDAGTGVTLLVRPPRSWAVAPRRVTDVVSHLDLVPTLLDVAGGAPAPELEGTSLVPLLHGGTGDPDRVLYPGKSYHDSYDPMRAVRSREFTYIRNFRPGPLLTLSLDLESSPTRRGMGDAHLAPRPAEELYDRRKDPDELTNVAGDPAYADVLAQYAHLLDERLVATDDPVLTGGSPVPGPRSREVDALPLLPHLRPEDPS; from the coding sequence GTGCCTGAGCAGAAGGCGGACGCCCCGGACGTCGTCCTCGTCCACGGCCACGACCTGGGGCGGTGGCTCTCGGTCTACGGCATGCCGCACGTGCCGAGCCCGAACCTGGCCGCCTTCGCGGAGAGCGCCGTGGTGTTCGACAACGCCCACGCCGCCGCGCCGCTCTGCTCACCGGCTCGCGCGGCTCTGTTCACGGGAATCTCGCCGCACCGCAACGGAGTCGAAGGCCTGGCGCACCACGGGTGGCGCTACCGCCACGACGTGGTGACCGCGCCCGAACGGCTGCGGCCGCTCGGCTACCACTCGGTGCTCATCGGGCTGCAGCACGAGCACGCCGACCCGACCGTGCTCGGCTTCGACGAGGTCGGCGGGCTCGGGTTCCTGCCCCGCGCGCACCAGGTCGCGGACGCGGCGGCCGGCTGGCTGCGCGCGTGTCCGGACCGGGCCGAGCGCAAGCCGCTCTTCCTGACCGTCGGGGTGTGGGAGGTCCACCGCCCGTGGCCCGCAGAGGACTACGTGCCCGCTGATCCGGCGCAGGTCGACGTGCCGGACTTCCTGTCCGACAACGAGCACACCCGCGAAGACATCGCCGCGTTCCACGGCTCGATCCGCCAGCTCGACGACGCGATGGGCGCGCTGCTGCGCACGATCGACGCGACGCTCGACCCCGAGACCACGATGGTGATCTTCACCACCGACCACGGGGCGGCATTCCCGCGCGCGAAGAGCACGCTCTACGACGCCGGCACCGGCGTGACCCTGCTGGTTCGCCCGCCGCGTTCGTGGGCCGTCGCGCCGCGGCGGGTCACCGACGTCGTGTCCCACCTCGACCTCGTGCCGACCCTGCTCGACGTGGCCGGGGGCGCGCCCGCGCCGGAGCTCGAAGGCACGAGCCTGGTTCCCTTGCTGCACGGGGGAACCGGCGATCCCGATCGTGTGCTCTACCCGGGCAAGAGCTACCACGACAGCTATGACCCGATGCGCGCCGTGCGCTCGCGCGAATTCACCTACATCCGCAACTTCCGGCCGGGACCTCTCCTGACGCTGTCGCTCGACCTCGAGAGCAGCCCGACCCGGCGGGGGATGGGCGACGCACACCTCGCGCCTCGCCCGGCCGAAGAGCTCTACGACCGCCGCAAAGACCCCGACGAGCTCACGAACGTCGCCGGCGACCCGGCGTACGCCGACGTGCTGGCCCAGTACGCGCACCTGCTGGACGAGCGGCTCGTCGCGACCGACGACCCGGTCCTGACCGGCGGCTCACCCGTGCCTGGGCCGCGCAGCCGCGAAGTCGACGCACTGCCACTACTGCCGCACCTGCGCCCCGAAGACCCTTCGTGA
- a CDS encoding LacI family DNA-binding transcriptional regulator — MGSRITLKDVAARAGVSRATASLVVRGAGRVSEATRKRVFDTMDELGYVYHRGAAALRSQRTDVVGVLVTDISNPFFAEMTLGLEAELDTRGFVSLLTNTLDDPRRQEHLLTALREHQVAGLVVVPTQGTGAGLIDKLEAWGVTYVLATRYLEDRTTHYVGPDDVRGGELAATHLIERGCRTLAYLGGPVHAVARRDRVRGVRAAAAGKAEVLDLPGETSGRGGREIARQLTEVPDGVICHSDVVAFGVYRELRDRGAAEPLVVGFDGVAEGELWEPPLTSVSAHPRELGRQAAELLTRQLTDPSDAPEVVLIEPQLVVRRSTEGSPPQRAS, encoded by the coding sequence GTGGGTTCACGGATCACGCTCAAGGACGTCGCGGCGCGAGCCGGGGTTTCGCGGGCCACGGCGTCCCTGGTCGTGCGCGGTGCGGGCCGGGTCTCGGAGGCGACGCGCAAGCGCGTGTTCGACACCATGGACGAGCTCGGCTACGTGTACCACCGCGGCGCCGCCGCCCTGCGCAGCCAGCGGACCGACGTCGTCGGCGTGCTGGTCACCGACATCTCCAACCCGTTCTTCGCGGAGATGACGCTCGGGCTCGAGGCCGAGCTGGACACCCGCGGGTTCGTGTCGCTGCTGACCAACACGCTCGACGACCCGCGCCGCCAGGAGCACCTGCTCACCGCGCTGCGCGAGCACCAGGTGGCGGGGCTGGTCGTGGTGCCCACGCAGGGCACCGGCGCAGGCCTGATCGACAAGCTCGAAGCCTGGGGTGTCACCTACGTGCTGGCCACCCGCTACCTCGAAGACCGCACCACGCACTACGTCGGGCCCGACGACGTGCGTGGCGGTGAGCTGGCCGCGACCCACCTGATCGAGCGCGGCTGCCGGACGCTGGCCTACCTCGGTGGTCCGGTCCACGCGGTCGCGCGCCGCGACCGCGTGCGCGGGGTGCGCGCGGCGGCGGCCGGGAAGGCCGAGGTGCTCGACCTTCCCGGGGAGACCAGCGGCCGCGGCGGCCGGGAGATTGCGCGACAGCTGACCGAGGTACCCGACGGCGTCATCTGCCACAGCGACGTCGTCGCGTTCGGTGTCTACCGTGAGCTGCGCGACCGGGGCGCGGCGGAACCGCTCGTGGTCGGCTTCGACGGCGTCGCCGAGGGCGAGCTGTGGGAACCGCCGCTCACGAGCGTCTCGGCCCATCCGCGTGAGCTCGGACGGCAAGCGGCCGAGCTCCTCACCCGGCAGCTCACCGACCCCTCCGACGCCCCTGAGGTCGTGCTGATCGAACCGCAGCTGGTGGTTCGCCGCTCGACGGAGGGATCCCCGCCTCAGCGTGCGAGCTGA
- a CDS encoding ROK family transcriptional regulator, which produces MRSVTGSSNSLSGPAPVVEGKYGGLVLRLLRTQPGLSRSRLSEITGLSPTTVTKAVTPLIASGYVEETGSGAEPRIGRPAIGLRLVPDAVAVCGIQIGVGTVQAALVDAVGATQRTIQFTFSEDSDAEQVMTDVAERVRAELLETAANEVIALGVGAPGPVDAVRRVNLMSVNLGWRDVPMAEILERVCGRPATVEHNVQSMALAENRFGQSGRDIAFVHARTGVGLGLVLRGRLFAGGRHGVSELGHLQLVGDGELCACGAHGCLETVASEPALARRLAAVGHEGAGQAPLSAIDRAAIADPALTGVRAQYLGDLATGLANVVNLFNPELIVVGGMLANASDVFLGDLATATRERVFPLLRESFQVRRTSFGDNAGTVGAAATALEQFFYAAPVDREFSPLDALSWAR; this is translated from the coding sequence GTGCGCTCCGTGACCGGCAGTTCGAACTCGCTTTCAGGCCCAGCGCCCGTGGTGGAGGGGAAGTACGGGGGTCTCGTCCTGCGACTGCTGCGAACGCAGCCCGGACTGTCGCGCAGCCGGCTCTCGGAGATCACCGGGCTTTCGCCGACGACCGTCACGAAGGCGGTGACCCCGCTGATCGCGAGCGGGTACGTCGAGGAAACCGGCAGCGGCGCCGAGCCGCGGATCGGGCGCCCGGCCATCGGGCTGCGGCTGGTGCCCGACGCGGTCGCGGTGTGCGGCATCCAGATCGGCGTCGGCACCGTGCAGGCCGCACTTGTCGACGCCGTCGGCGCCACCCAGCGGACGATCCAGTTCACCTTCTCGGAAGACAGCGACGCGGAGCAGGTCATGACCGACGTCGCGGAGCGTGTGCGCGCCGAGCTGCTCGAGACGGCGGCCAACGAGGTCATCGCGCTCGGCGTCGGCGCGCCCGGGCCGGTCGACGCCGTGCGGCGGGTGAACCTCATGTCCGTGAACCTGGGCTGGCGCGACGTGCCGATGGCGGAGATCCTCGAACGGGTCTGCGGCCGGCCGGCGACCGTCGAGCACAACGTGCAGAGCATGGCACTGGCGGAGAACCGGTTCGGGCAGAGCGGGCGCGACATCGCGTTCGTGCACGCCCGGACCGGCGTCGGACTGGGGCTGGTCCTGCGCGGTCGGCTGTTCGCCGGCGGGCGCCACGGCGTGAGCGAGCTCGGACACCTGCAGCTCGTCGGTGACGGTGAGCTGTGCGCGTGCGGTGCCCACGGTTGCCTAGAAACCGTCGCTTCCGAACCCGCGCTCGCGCGGCGGCTGGCCGCGGTCGGACACGAGGGGGCCGGTCAGGCGCCGCTGTCGGCGATCGACCGGGCGGCGATCGCGGATCCGGCGCTCACGGGCGTGCGTGCGCAGTACCTCGGCGACCTCGCGACCGGGCTCGCCAACGTCGTCAACCTCTTCAATCCCGAGCTGATCGTCGTCGGCGGCATGCTCGCGAACGCGTCCGATGTGTTCCTCGGCGACCTCGCGACCGCGACCCGCGAACGCGTTTTCCCTTTGTTGCGTGAATCCTTCCAGGTGCGGCGCACGAGTTTCGGGGACAACGCGGGCACGGTCGGCGCGGCGGCCACCGCACTCGAACAGTTCTTCTACGCCGCCCCCGTCGACCGTGAGTTCTCGCCGCTCGACGCGCTTTCCTGGGCCAGGTAA
- a CDS encoding sugar porter family MFS transporter, which yields MTGTTAAPARAPWGIYLIGAFAELLFGYDTGIIGTAMLSIKKEFPLTPATQGLVVSSLLLGAAIGVGFAGRLSDRHGRRPTLLLVGAIFGVGGLVAALAPSVAILVLGRLIMGLGVGSSAVVVSVYLIEIAPTRHRGKIGALGQMMVVLGIMLAYLVGYSLDASGQWRLMLGFTLIPSVLIVCALFFAPESPRWLVQQGRDGDARTALGRLGRGGTADAELQELHRVVTTANGNRRSTGDVLREMFSPALRRSTAAGIVLAVLAQTVGTNSIVYYAPTTLAHAGFGQTAAVTANISIGVANVVFTILGIALVDRIPRRRLLLWGAIGMTVAQVFLAVFTLLQSGPSAAGAYATLVGMIVFLSSFAFAWGVLVRVVVSELFPSAIRGSASGLVLVLQWFANFVVNQFFPTILATSAALSFGIFAVVGIIAVVFVAKLLPETGAGKSLEDVEQAAVQLAR from the coding sequence ATGACCGGAACCACCGCCGCACCGGCCAGAGCGCCGTGGGGCATCTACCTCATCGGTGCGTTCGCCGAGCTCCTCTTCGGTTACGACACCGGCATCATCGGCACGGCGATGCTGTCGATCAAGAAGGAGTTCCCGCTGACCCCGGCGACGCAGGGGCTCGTGGTGAGCTCGCTCCTGCTCGGCGCCGCGATCGGCGTCGGCTTCGCCGGCCGGCTGTCGGACCGCCACGGCCGCCGCCCGACCCTGCTGCTGGTCGGCGCAATCTTCGGCGTCGGTGGTCTGGTCGCGGCACTGGCTCCGTCGGTGGCGATCCTCGTGCTGGGCCGGCTGATCATGGGGCTGGGCGTGGGCTCGTCCGCTGTGGTCGTGTCGGTGTACCTGATCGAGATCGCGCCGACGCGTCACCGCGGCAAGATCGGTGCGCTCGGCCAGATGATGGTGGTGCTCGGCATCATGCTCGCCTACCTCGTCGGCTACTCGCTCGACGCGTCGGGCCAGTGGCGGCTCATGCTCGGGTTCACGCTGATCCCGTCGGTCCTCATCGTGTGCGCGCTGTTCTTCGCGCCGGAAAGCCCGCGCTGGCTCGTGCAGCAAGGTCGCGACGGCGACGCCCGGACGGCTCTGGGCCGTCTGGGGCGCGGCGGTACCGCGGACGCGGAACTGCAGGAGCTGCACCGGGTCGTCACCACGGCGAACGGCAACCGGCGCAGCACCGGTGACGTGCTGCGGGAGATGTTCTCCCCCGCGCTGCGGCGCAGCACGGCCGCCGGGATCGTGCTGGCCGTGCTCGCGCAGACCGTCGGCACGAACTCGATCGTCTACTACGCCCCGACGACGCTCGCGCACGCCGGTTTCGGGCAGACCGCGGCCGTGACCGCGAACATCAGCATCGGCGTGGCCAACGTGGTGTTCACCATCCTCGGCATCGCCTTGGTGGACCGGATTCCCCGGCGGCGGCTGCTGCTGTGGGGTGCGATCGGGATGACGGTGGCGCAGGTGTTCCTCGCCGTTTTCACGCTGCTGCAGTCCGGTCCGTCGGCGGCCGGTGCCTACGCCACGCTCGTCGGGATGATCGTGTTCCTGTCGTCGTTCGCCTTCGCCTGGGGCGTGCTGGTGCGAGTGGTCGTGTCCGAGCTGTTCCCGTCGGCGATCCGCGGCAGCGCCTCGGGTCTCGTGCTGGTGCTGCAGTGGTTCGCGAACTTCGTGGTGAACCAGTTCTTCCCGACGATCCTCGCGACGAGCGCGGCGCTGAGCTTCGGCATCTTCGCCGTGGTCGGGATCATCGCGGTGGTGTTCGTCGCGAAACTGCTGCCCGAAACGGGCGCGGGCAAGAGCCTGGAGGACGTCGAACAGGCCGCGGTTCAGCTCGCACGCTGA